From one Trifolium pratense cultivar HEN17-A07 linkage group LG1, ARS_RC_1.1, whole genome shotgun sequence genomic stretch:
- the LOC123883367 gene encoding uncharacterized protein LOC123883367: MEDPNNGQYASPPDGGQLRAVKSNGITKGVNTYHTRVNNILKYSSVQTTTSSPINLGPSSTQVTYHETTYDPSSATAIILESENPSYGAAITLEVEGQDINVVKEPHTTFGTEKSRGFVNIVEDGDDVASSFDVILKLLDPTPSYVFDGSSSSTIETTPDNHGVVNLFREIKEIFSNSTNVSSFDQTTTIRVHYLVEKLRPLRLQLHGANQEAFIAFEKFFTSLEANTTLLAVIPTHDHVTTSMNEIRREALASKTAAETLVETRDQKRHDISNRSNKIDLLEHQLAELKQAQIDDTNEINRISSKLAQGMEVSKAVFTRVVSVKETLAALSFSYNRAIAVHQELETLLTEAVRHASI; encoded by the exons ATGGAGGATCCTAATAATGGTCAATATGCTTCTCCTCCGGATGGGGGACAACTAAGAGCTGTGAAAAGCAATGGCATAACTAAGGGGGTGAACACATATCATACAAGAGTAAacaacatactcaaatattCCTCCGTTCAAACTACCACCTCCTCTCCTATCAATCTA GGTCCCTCATCGACTCAAGTTACCTACCACGAAACCACATATGATCCTTCTTCTGCGACAGCTATCATTTTAGAAAGTGAGAATCCTTCTTATGGAGCAGCTATCACTTTAGAAGTTGAGGGTCAAGACATTAATGTCGTAAAAGAGCCCCATACTACTTTTGGTACCGAAAAGTCACGAGGATTTGTTAACATTGTCGAAGATGGTGATGATGTTGCTTCCTCCTTTGATGTCATCCTCAAACTATTGGATCCCACACCATCATATGTGTTTGATGGGTCTTCTTCTTCGACGATTGAAACCACTCCCGACAATCATGGGGTTGTGAACCTTTTCagagaaataaaagaaatattctCCAATTCTACTAATGTGAGCTCCTTCGACCAGACCACCACTATTAGGGTGCACTATCTTGTAGAGAAACTTCGACCCCTTCGTCTTCAACTTCATGGGGCCAACCAAGAAGCTTTTATTGCATTTGAAAAATTCTTTACCTCTTTGGAGGCCAATACCACTCTACTTGCTGTGATACCTACCCATGACCATGTCACTACCTCCATGAATGAAATTCGACGGGAAGCTTTGGCGTCGAAAACAGCTGCAGAAACCTTGGTCGAGACAAGGGATCAAAAGAGGCATGACATTTCAAATAGGTCAAATAAGATAGACTTGCTTGAACATCAATTGGCTGAACTTAAGCAAGCACAAATTGATGATACAAATGAAATCAATCGGATATCCTCAAAACTAGCACAAGGGATGGAAGTCAGCAAGGCTGTTTTTACGAGAGTAGTGTCCGTTAAGGAAACTCTCGCGGCACTTTCCTTCAGCTATAATAGGGCCATCGCAGTTCATCAAGAGTTGGAGACTTTGCTCACAGAGGCGGTTCGCCATGCTTCTATATAG
- the LOC123892508 gene encoding MADS-box protein FBP24: MGRGKIEIKRIQNTTTRQVTFSKRRSGLIKKTHELSVLCEAKIGLIIFSSTGKLFQYCSEPYSMEQIIEKYERSSGKRVMVEQDDHLTNHHREEMLNEIAMLRQESLSIELGIQRYLGVDMKNFKFDDLIKLEEELENSLAKVRNRQIELFQQQIQNLRIKERILEEENINLSNWFQQHMRVMELHNLGVEGKKSVQEQQNAMDEFAFFEDQPTSSILQLALAQPNLQDYHKSRDPNQP, translated from the exons ATGGGTCGTGGAAAGATTGAGATAAAGAGGATTCAAAACACAACAACAAGACAAGTTACATTTTCCAAAAGAAGAAGTGGACTCATCAAGAAAACTCATGAACTTTCAGTGTTATGTGAAGCTAAAATTGggcttatcattttttcaagTACTGGAAAACTCTTTCAATACTGCTCTGAACCCTATAG TATGGAGCAAATCATTGAAAAGTATGAAAGATCTAGTGGTAAACGAGTTATGGTGGAACAGGATGATCATCTGACTAATCACCACAGG GAAGAAATGCTGAATGAGATAGCAATGTTGAGGCAAGAAAGTCTTAGTATTGAATTGGGAATTCAACGCTATTTAGGAGTTGACATGAAAAATTTCAAGTTTGATGATCTGATAAAACTTGAAGAAGAATTAGAAAATTCTCTTGCAAAAGTTCGAAATCGGCAg ATTGAGCTCTTCCAACAGCAAATCCAGAATCTGCGAATCAAG GAAAGAATTTTGGAAGAGGAAAACATCAATCTGTCCAACTGG TTTCAGCAGCACATGAGAGTGATGGAATTACACAACCTTGGAGTGGAAGGAAAAAAATCGGtacaagaacaacaaaatgCAATGGATGAGTTTGCATTCTTTGAGGACCAACCTACAAGTAGCATTCTTCAACTTGCACTTGCTCAGCCAAATCTTCAAGACTATCACAAGTCTAGGGACCCAAATCAGCCATAA